In a single window of the Thunnus thynnus chromosome 9, fThuThy2.1, whole genome shotgun sequence genome:
- the tomm5 gene encoding mitochondrial import receptor subunit TOM5 homolog: protein MFKLEGLGPKMDPEEMKKKMRQDVISSLRNFLIYVALLRATPYVLKKLDSI from the exons ATGTTCAAACTGGAAGGACTTGGGCCTAAGATGGACccagaggagatgaagaagaaaatgcGGCAAGACGTCATTTCTTCTTTACGAAACTTTCTCATTTACGTCGCTCTGCTCAGAGCCA CTCCATATGTGCTGAAGAAGCTGGACAGTATATGA
- the LOC137189367 gene encoding zinc finger and BTB domain-containing protein 5-like: MDFPGHFQHIFQQLNHQRLHAQLCDCVVLVGGQSFQAHRSILAACSSHFRALLSSNDSGDEVGGPAADKGGGGCPSVMELDPEVVTPEAFSTLLDMIYTSTLSLGASNVMDVLLAASHLHLNTVVKACKLHLSRKNFPASPPKGWKSVQQQQQQQRSALLQQVTSAIEEDLDEEGAGVEVSQSGGVEDEGVRPRVSNGEQGSAPSSRHKRKSHEDQLSSRKKRSCRQPGENYKECSPTVTRSTVGAEEGGEELLSPDCLKTAGDLWESRGEQEEEVEEKYEATKGESEEIQLPSQSDSSTGGAGAWEKGADTDGDTVVKVKVGDEGEEEGEEQKMAMIEVKKENPCSYSPDLTTLTNNPPPSPPLVSSEHLDTQLNGEKSAAEGDVSTLQSQLCSAAGDVGEESIDGDGLDSLSELAFSCFLNPSHESVMGALEEEDSLVSLTAAATAAAAAASDATAAVGDAGELCRNSEEANASSDSSSSLVFPVTSVPLQQLLPTQSPGFSDTLILQPAQNSLPGFLSGIRPGLSLEASLIQPGRAGKSRGCGGSGGTTFRRIAPKVPPGSEVGTDPSSSSGSAGDDRPPLTRASEDVLSKCKKAAAEDHVLLVEGEKKYACKICCKTFMNLTDCKKHIRVHTGEKPYPCPKCGKRFSQSSHLYKHSKNSTCLNWKDDQSFPDTLL, translated from the coding sequence ATGGACTTCCCAGGTCACTTCCAGCACATCTTCCAGCAGCTCAACCACCAGCGCCTCCATGCTCAGCTGTGTGATTGTGTGGTGCTGGTTGGAGGCCAGAGCTTCCAGGCTCACCGCTCCATCCTGGCAGCATGCAGCTCCCACTTCAGGGCTCTGCTAAGCTCCAATGACAGTGGTGATGAAGTTGGAGGACCAGCAGCTGATAAAGGTGGAGGTGGGTGTCCCAGTGTGATGGAGCTCGATCCAGAGGTGGTGACCCCCGAGGCTTTCTCCACCCTGCTAGACATGATTTACACCTCCACCTTGTCCCTGGGGGCCTCCAATGTGATGGATGTACTGTTGGCTGCCTCGCACCTCCACCTCAACACTGTGGTCAAGGCCTGCAAGCTCCACCTGTCCAGAAAAAACTTTCCAGCCTCGCCGCCTAAAGGCTGGAagtcagtgcagcagcagcagcagcagcagaggtcAGCGTTGCTTCAGCAGGTCACATCTGCTATAGAGGAGGACCTCGATGAGGAGGGAGCGGGAGTGGAGGTGAGCCAGTCTGGTGGGGTTGAAGACGAGGGGGTGAGGCCGAGAGTTAGTAACGGTGAGCAGGGTTCAGCACCATCTTCGAGGCACAAAAGAAAGTCACATGAGGACCAGCTCAGTAGCAGGAAGAAGAGGTCCTGCAGGCAGCCTGGAGAAAACTACAAGGAGTGTTCGCCTACTGTGACCAGAAGCACCGTCGGCGcagaggagggtggagaggAGCTGCTGTCCCCGGACTGCTTGAAGACTGCAGGAGACCTCTGGGAGAGCCGAGgcgagcaggaggaggaggtggaggagaaatATGAAGCAACCAAGGGAGAGTCAGAGGAGATCCAGCTGCCGAGCCAGTCGGACAGCAGCACAGGAGGTGCGGGTGCCTGGGAGAAGGGTGCGGATACAGATGGAGACACCGTGGTGAAAGTGAAGGTgggagatgaaggagaagaagagggagaggagcagAAGATGGCAATGATTGAGGTGAAAAAGGAAAATCCCTGCTCCTACTCTCCAGATTTAACCACTTTGACTAACAATCCTCCTCCATCCCCACCACTGGTCTCCTCTGAACATTTGGATACACAGTTGAATGGTGAGAAAAGTGCAGCAGAGGGTGATGTTAGCACTTTACAATCACAGCTGTGCTCAGCAGCTGGGGATGTGGGCGAGGAGTCAATAGATGGTGATGGACTTGACAGCCTGTCAGAACTGGCCTTTTCCTGCTTCCTAAATCCCAGTCATGAGAGTGTAATGGGAGCTCTGGAGGAAGAAGATAGTCTTGTTAGCCTCACCGCCGCTGCTACTGCCGCTGCCGCCGCTGCCAGTGACGCTACTGCAGCTGTTGGAGATGCAGGCGAACTGTGTCGAAACTCAGAAGAAGCAAACGCGTCCTCtgactcttcctcctctcttgttTTTCCAGTAACATCTGTCCCTTTGCAGCAGCTTCTCCCGACTCAAAGCCCTGGTTTTAGTGACACACTCATCCTCCAGCCTGCCCAGAACTCTTTACCAGGGTTCCTCAGTGGCATCAGACCGGGACTCAGTCTGGAAGCCTCCCTCATTCAACCCGGACGGGCTGGGAAAAGCAGAGGATGTGGTGGATCAGGGGGGACGACCTTCCGTCGCATCGCCCCCAAAGTGCCGCCTGGATCAGAAGTGGGCACAGatccttcatcctcctctggaTCAGCAGGAGACGATCGGCCGCCTCTAACCAGAGCCTCGGAGGATGTTCTGTCCAAGTGCAAGAAAGCAGCTGCCGAGGACCACGTGCTGCTGGTGGAAGGGGAGAAGAAATACGCCTGCAAAATCTGCTGCAAGACATTCATGAACCTGACGGACTGTAAGAAACATATTCGTGTCCACACAGGAGAAAAACCTTATCCTTGTCCAAAGTGTGGCAAACGCTTCAGCCAGTCCTCCCACCTGTACAAGCACTCTAAGAACTCCACCTGCCTAAACTGGAAAGATGATCAATCATTCCCAGacactctgctctga
- the grhpra gene encoding glyoxylate reductase/hydroxypyruvate reductase — MQTVGKLMKVFVTRRIPQEGMKILSAAGVCEVCLWDSDEPVPRAELLKGVQGAHGLLCLLSDKIDVEVLDAAGPNLKVISTLSVGFDHMAMDEIKKRGIRVGYTPDVLTDATAELTVALLLATARRLPEGVEEVKNGGWSSWKPLWLCGYGLSGSTVGVIGLGRIGMAIARRLMPFGVKRLLYSGRTAKAGAAELNGEFVPLDTLVSESDFIVVSCSLTPETQGMCDKAFFSKMKNTAVFINSSRGAVVNQEDLYEALKSGQIAAAGLDVTTPEPLPTNHPLLTLKNCVVLPHIGSATYSTRGIMAALTARNLLGGLQGTDMPSELTF; from the exons ATGCAAACAGTGGGGAAACTCATGAAGGTTTTCGTGACGAGGCGCATCCCGCAGGAGGGAATGAAGATCCTGTCAGCAGCTGGAGT GTGTGAGGTGTGTCTGTGGGACTCAGATGAACCTGTACCCAGAGCTGAGCTGCTCAAAGGTGTGCAGGGGGCTCACGGTCTCCTGTGTCTGCTGTCAGACAAGATCGATGTGGAGGTCCTGGATGCTGCAG GGCCAAACCTGAAAGTAATCAGCACCTTGTCTGTGGGATTTGACCACATGGCTAtggatgaaattaaaaaacG tggtATACGTGTCGGATACACTCCAGATGTCCTGACTGACGCCACAGCAGAActgactgtggctctgctgctgGCTACAGCTCGCAGGTTACCTGAAGGAGTGGAGGAGGTCAAGAA tGGTGGCTGGAGCTCCTGGAAGCCACTCTGGCTGTGTGGTTATGGCCTCTCTGGCAGCACAGTGGGAGTCATTGGACTGGGACGCATTG gtATGGCCATTGCTCGCAGACTCATGCCGTTTGGAGTGAAGAGGCTGTTATATTCTGGGAGAACAGCCAAGGCAGGCGCTGCTGAGCTAAATGGAGAGTTTG TTCCTCTGGACACACTCGTGTCTGAGAGCGACTTCATTGTTgtttcctgctctctgacacCAGAAACTCAGGGAATGTGTGACAAGGCCTTCTTCAGCAAGATGAAAAACACCGCTGTCTTCATCAACTCAAGCAG GGGCGCTGTGGTGAACCAGGAGGACCTGTATGAGGCTTTGAAGAGCGGCCAGATAGCTGCAGCTGGACTGGATGTCACAACACCTGAGCCACTCCCAACAAACCACCCCCTTCTTACACTCAAAAACTGTG TGGTGTTGCCTCACATCGGCAGTGCCACCTACTCCACAAGAGGGATCATGGCTGCCTTGACGGCCCGAAACCTGCTGGGTGGTTTACAGGGAACCGACATGCCCAGTGAACTCACCTTCTAG